A window of Pan paniscus chromosome 10, NHGRI_mPanPan1-v2.0_pri, whole genome shotgun sequence contains these coding sequences:
- the CABP1 gene encoding calcium-binding protein 1 isoform X3, which yields MGNCVKSPLRNLSRKMCQEEQTSYMVVQTSEEGLAADAELPGPLLMLAQNCAVMHNLLGPACIFLRKGFAENRQPDRSLRPEEIEELREAFREFDKDKDGYINCRDLGNCMRTMGYMPTEMELIELSQQINMNLGGHVDFDDFVELMGPKLLAETADMIGVKELRDAFREFDTNGDGEISTSELREAMRKLLGHQVGHRDIEEIIRDVDLNGDGRVDFEEFVRMMSR from the exons ATGTGCCAGGAGGAACAGACCAGCTACATGGTGGTGCAGACGAGCGAGGAGGGGCTGGCGGCCGACGCCGAGCTCCCGGGACCGCTCCTGATGCTGGCCCAGAACTGCGCAGTCATGCACAACCTGCTGGGCCCTGCCTGCATTTTCCTGCGCAAGGGCTTCGCTGAGAACAGGCAGCCT GATAGATCACTGCGACCAGAGGAAATTGAAG AGCTCCGAGAGGCCTTCAGAGAATTCGACAAGGACAAGGATGGCTACATCAACTGCCGGGATCTGGGCAACTGCATGCGCACCATGGGCTACATGCCCACCGAGATGGAGCTCATCGAACTGTCCCAGCAGATCAACATGAACC TGGGTGGCCATGTAGATTTTGATGACTTCGTGGAGCTAATGGGGCCTAAACTCCTGGCAGAGACAGCAGATATGATTGGTGTAAAGGAACTGCGAGATGCTTTCCGAGAG TTTGACACCAATGGTGATGGGGAAATAAGCACCAGTGAGCTGCGAGAGGCTATGAGGAAGCTCCTGGGTCATCAGGTGGGACACCGAGACATAGAGGAAATTATCCGAGATGTGGACCTCAATGGGGATGGACGAGTGGACTTTGAAG AGTTTGTCCGGATGATGTCCCGCTGA